One Huiozyma naganishii CBS 8797 chromosome 5, complete genome DNA segment encodes these proteins:
- the KNAG0E00960 gene encoding uncharacterized protein has protein sequence MITEDLTEDRTGPEEYNYYKYRDFSITLNTNATPQALATKEKDQKDLTPFPHISMNPEELKREKNRIASELQSLQKQLERNVNSYADRQRKNNIVSDLELQLEMKRQRFSHKMQEMHLEREMTRTLENIRHAQYQLKQEQRLIKQQAKKMQFEGFQQTTESQKHSTKTAVVSAKPIHSAAKETEKEVLVSERHQTPTTEPKKSVNSQRVKKSHKVKSWFKLHCQKKK, from the coding sequence ATGATTACAGAGGACCTAACCGAAGACAGGACGGGTCCTGAAGAATATAATTACTATAAATATCGAGATTTTTCAATCACTCTTAATACAAATGCAACTCCACAAGCCTTAGccacaaaagaaaaagacCAAAAAGATTTAACTCCTTTTCCCCACATTTCGATGAACCCTGAAGAACttaaaagagaaaaaaatcgTATTGCCAGTGAATTACAGAGTCTACAAAAACAGTTAGAGAGAAACGTCAATTCTTACGCCGACCGTCAAAGGAAGAACAATATTGTAAGTGACTTGGAATTGCAGCTCGAAATGAAACGACAAAGATTCAGTCATAAAATGCAGGAAATGCACTTGGAACGAGAAATGACACGAACACTTGAGAACATTAGACATGCACAATATCAATTAAAGCAGGAGCAGAGATTAATTAAACAGCAAGCCAAAAAGATGCAGTTTGAGGGTTTTCAACAGACGACGGAATCACAAAAGCACTCAACTAAAACAGCTGTAGTTTCTGCAAAACCGATCCACTCAGCTGcaaaagaaactgaaaaagaGGTACTCGTATCTGAGCGACATCAAACTCCTACCACcgaaccaaaaaaaagtgtaAATTCACAACGCGTGAAGAAATCTCACAAAGTTAAGAGCTGGTTCAAATTACattgtcaaaaaaagaaatga
- the HAT2 gene encoding Hat2p (similar to Saccharomyces cerevisiae HAT2 (YEL056W); ancestral locus Anc_6.9) yields the protein MDLSDPKLLAAAAQLTGIDLQQLPSDENRPLDPSEEYDLWKSNVPMMYDFVSETRLVWPSLTVQWLPHSAPNPVTRQELILGTHTSDEEQNYLKIAVVDLPTEVTDTSNLTESDEEQVRSNIRVTRKFKHDSEVTRARYMPQDPNILATISGTGTVYIYDRSNERDTASITLQYHTDNGYGLAFNPLIKGHLLSGSDDSNVALWDVTSDRNEPVQKWENIHSDIVNDCQWHNFQKSLFGTVSEDSSLQIHDTRESKPVATINGTKPFNTLSFSHHSENLLATGGVNSEVYLYDRRYVEEPLHLMSGHTDAVTSLDFSSQDDGIILSAGADKRVIIWDINDIGAEQVLEDAEDATSEVMMIHAGHRSPINDFAINPSIPWLVASAEEENIVQLWKCSHKLPRISGTPPVRVDMLQ from the coding sequence ATGGACCTCAGCGACCCCAAACTGCTTGCTGCAGCGGCACAATTGACTGGAATTGACCTCCAACAACTTCCATCCGATGAAAACAGACCTCTGGACCCCTCGGAAGAGTACGATCTTTGGAAATCCAATGTGCCGATGATGTACGATTTCGTGAGTGAAACGAGGCTCGTTTGGCCCTCATTAACGGTGCAATGGCTACCTCATTCCGCACCAAACCCAGTAACAAGACAAGAGTTGATTTTAGGGACACACACTTCGGATGAGGAGCAAAACTACTTGAAAATTGCCGTTGTAGACCTGCCTACTGAAGTCACAGACACTTCCAACCTCACAGAAAGCGACGAAGAGCAAGTGAGGTCTAATATCAGAGTTACACGGAAGTTTAAGCACGATTCTGAAGTTACCAGAGCGCGCTACATGCCTCAAGATCCTAACATTTTAGCCACTATTAGCGGTACAGGGACCGTCTATATTTATGATAGGTCAAACGAACGTGACACCGCTTCAATCACATTACAATATCACACGGACAATGGATATGGACTTGCATTCAATCCTTTGATCAAGGGTCACCTATTGAGTGGGTCGGATGACTCTAATGTAGCCCTATGGGACGTCACCTCTGATCGCAATGaacctgttcaaaaatgggaaaACATCCACTCAGACATAGTTAATGACTGTCAATGGcacaatttccaaaagTCGCTATTTGGTACCGTATCAGAAGACAGTTCACTACAAATTCATGATACGAGGGAATCAAAACCTGTTGCTACCATAAATGGAACGAAACCGTTCAATACATTATCCTTTTCTCATCATTCGGAGAATTTGCTGGCGACCGGTGGCGTTAATTCTGAGGTATATCTATATGATAGGAGATACGTAGAAGAACCATTGCATCTAATGAGTGGGCATACGGATGCCGTTACAAGTCTAGACTTTTCGTCTCAAGACGATGGAATCATACTTTCTGCAGGTGCTGATAAACGTGTTATTATTTGGGATATCAATGACATCGGCGCCGAACAAGTATTGGAAGATGCCGAAGATGCCACTTCAGAAGTCATGATGATCCACGCCGGGCACAGGAGTCCTATAAACGATTTCGCTATTAATCCATCTATCCCATGGCTCGTAGCCAGcgcagaggaggaaaatATTGTCCAATTATGGAAATGTTCGCACAAGCTACCCAGAATATCAGGTACACCACCTGTAAGGGTTGATATGTTACAATGA
- the KNAG0E01000 gene encoding MIP/aquaporin family protein, giving the protein MPAKSHTHLEDVPEEEEDSRFFDDESAGPFTSTSRPAAYFLQEFSMRDGGAQFPVQEVVPNTNVAVGSSHNLNHNTDSFLRNRFQRRAGSTSNVSIDALADGAGGQPPLPPTSSSVFEDALETDNLPIMVKPKALYQNPLTPTVLPSTYHPINTYSAIKATYLKEFFAEILGTMVMLFFGGSVVTQVHLGQQMQIDRYQAAVREVIAAGGDLNENTLKMIDSLKYLISSTSSGTFDNIAMGWAGAGMLGWFAAGGSAISGAHLNPAITISSFVFRGFPGKKVPIYILGQYIGAFCGTLISYSFYRVCIGQAYADHTTLEAVGNFFYVVPQPYLTRQKQFVSELVCTGILQLCAFALTDSYTSLTNNIFPLAAFFMSFVINASLSYQTGCAMNPARDMGPRLALYACGFKKNIIWQAHRHFVWVPQVAPIVGALTGGLLYDLLIYQGHESPVNWPLSMHKKVWRRTINSFLRKTPEKWNLRGVKHRELKRRRSSVDLESFVMTETPDHDQNKRASSTNSSRDSTYSGSSNASSAIVMKAPSKFVPGAATSS; this is encoded by the coding sequence ATGCCGGCAAAATCGCATACACATTTAGAAGATGTTCccgaagaggaggaggacagTCGATTCTTCGACGATGAGTCCGCGGGTCCATTCACCTCGACGTCTCGACCAGCTGCATATTTCCTACAGGAGTTCTCCATGAGGGACGGTGGGGCCCAGTTCCCAGTGCAAGAAGTCGTACCAAACACGAACGTCGCTGTTGGGTCCTCGCACAATCTGAACCACAACACTGATAGTTTCTTGAGAAACAGGTTCCAAAGGAGAGCGGGGTCCACATCGAATGTCTCCATCGACGCCCTGGCGGACGGGGCCGGCGGGCAGCCCCCGCTACCACCAACCTCTTCTAGCGTTTTCGAAGACGCACTAGAGACAGACAACTTGCCCATCATGGTTAAGCCAAAGGCGCTGTACCAGAACCCGCTGACCCCCACGGTTTTGCCATCCACATACCACCCCATCAACACATACTCGGCGATTAAGGCTACTTATCTGAAGGAGTTCTTTGCCGAGATATTGGGGACGATGGTCATGCTGTTCTTCGGTGGCTCCGTGGTGACACAAGTCCATCTGGGGCAACAGATGCAGATAGACCGATACCAAGCAGCGGTCAGAGAGGTCATAGCTGCAGGTGGAGACCTCAACgaaaacactttgaagatgatcGACTCTTTGAAGTATCTGATCTCGTCCACGAGTTCTGGTACGTTCGACAACATCGCCATGGGATGGGCCGGTGCAGGTATGCTTGGCTGGTTTGCCGCTGGTGGGAGTGCCATATCGGGTGCCCATTTGAACCCAGCAATCACCATCAGCAGTTTTGTCTTCAGAGGTTTCCCCGGTAAGAAAGTCCCTATCTATATCCTTGGACAATACATCGGGGCATTCTGTGGGACCTTAATCAGCTACAGTTTCTACCGTGTTTGTATTGGCCAGGCATACGCAGATCACACAACTTTGGAGGCTGTCGGTAACTTTTTCTACGTCGTTCCGCAACCATATTTGACAAGACAAAAGCAGTTTGTCTCTGAGTTGGTGTGTACGGGAATTTTACAGCTGTGTGCATTTGCGTTGACCGATTCCTACACATCCTTGACCAACAACATCTTCCCATTGGCCGCCTTCTTCATGTCCTTCGTCATCAATGCCTCTCTATCGTACCAAACAGGCTGTGCTATGAACCCTGCTCGTGACATGGGCCCACGTCTAGCACTCTACGCTTGCGgcttcaaaaaaaacattatATGGCAGGCTCATCGCCACTTCGTGTGGGTGCCACAGGTTGCACCCATTGTTGGTGCGCTGACCGGTGGTCTACTTTACGATCTGTTGATCTACCAAGGTCACGAATCGCCTGTTAACTGGCCGCTATCCATGCACAAAAAGGTTTGGAGACGTACCATTAACAGCTTCCTGAGAAAGACACCGGAGAAGTGGAATTTGCGGGGGGTCAAACACCGTGAGTTGAAGCGGAGAAGAAGCTCAGTCGACTTAGAAAGCTTTGTGATGACCGAAACCCCAGATCACGATCAGAACAAGCGGGCGTCCAGCACAAACTCCAGCCGGGACAGCACTTACAGTGGCTCATCCAACGCAAGCTCGGCAATTGTGATGAAAGCGCCGTCAAAGTTTGTTCCTGGTGCAGCAACAAGCTCTTAA
- the KNAG0E00990 gene encoding uncharacterized protein — MESPLRFKSVSLSPFKSVSTSPSKRRRSVLLDRSVNIQNTTEGSVSSCSSKSGSPQKRTVDFWGTNSSNVSPLRRKLNFSGPSRSCTPSPRKMTTPLQRFTFFEESDDVRQDVIRDQRKLQQLHFHDNKENFNNDSVPNKKLPLRSTVLQEISLDSDGEPSVTPAADDE, encoded by the coding sequence ATGGAATCACCACTGCGCTTCAAGTCTGTGTCTTTATCACCTTTCAAATCTGTGTCGACATCGCCTTCCAAGAGACGGCGTTCCGTGCTTCTTGATAGGAGTGTCAACATACAGAATACGACCGAGGGTAGCGTCTCGAGTTGCTCCTCGAAATCCGGTTCGCCACAGAAGCGGACAGTGGATTTTTGGGGGACGAACAGTAGCAATGTGAGTCCGCTCAGGCGAAAACTAAACTTTTCGGGACCCTCGCGGTCGTGTACTCCATCCCCCAGGAAGATGACCACGCCGCTCCAACGGTTCACGTTTTTTGAGGAGTCCGATGATGTAAGACAGGATGTTATAAGAGATCAGAGGaaacttcaacagctcCACTTTCATGATAACAAGGAAAATTTCAATAATGACTCGGTCCCCAACAAAAAGTTACCTCTTCGCTCTacagttcttcaagagaTATCTTTAGACTCGGATGGGGAGCCAAGTGTCACACCAGCGGCGGATGACGAATAG
- the POL5 gene encoding DNA-directed DNA polymerase (similar to Saccharomyces cerevisiae POL5 (YEL055C); ancestral locus Anc_6.7), whose product MTGKVNRDHFYKLASDLPEERLQAAVSLIKELSSLPLPASKDEWSYVVNRLIKGLSSDRNGARLGFSLCLTEVVDLAIKMDDDKAPEELKSMDSFLHLLSKTFSIDPQDEKKKRKGKEERGLMFGKLFALQALLNEPLFSDIFIKDGKITKFTTKFIDELVNLASRKNWIKQPCLFTLYQTIERLLPYSDDSFVKTVVTVLDVNKYTLTNEGLAIYLLFISKGYSSALLSINVTNKGWKYNNPLLKGNLSLVSEVVRESAVVVDDNETKTNNANWHPKLHFVWDILLPILYNDPREEPLKKKKKHNNGSSKSKSEAVGAIEFPEFWKAIVDETYFSDKASSERKFLGLLIFLKALPTVPSKWIACCFSQNLMRCLINQCSDSERHLHKIAEKCLISIVKTCEADPGHKLVPVVGALLFGTNGSINFDRLTKSKTVAKLIATKGLEDDSIGKLFALFTSELNSQKNEAVLHFILDTLLHILRSHKLNLKGEHISTWLMSVLLLPLVKLGFFHATETSPEDKINVSEIARERIYSILSELSSVPTGDAHSWQFHILNELTTVENELTLTNALDEDLTTVKDTGLSVIHSLSVKNDKSSRGIESLLAMCLLQLYSGEADSVATIKEICDYLTEEKSSKNSISLVGITEILLGLLAQKKTVLTKTSLLVWEQLIEDVGSDELNLILDVLSARENKEGFSYLFEGAEEYEKVSGDENEVAPEEESASSDTSDSSSDSDDESEEADNKDVTNIDRQTACALAKALKLPENVVNEDGEVKFNEIDDLEDESSDDESMDDEAMMALDGQLADIFKRRKDALSHVPTGNMRKIEVRDSRESVINFKQRMIDMLTIYVKYVEKLDLEDKDVMKEKLQTVSTFVEPMLKCVQRTLDRPLADKIFKLLKAKIFKVKIPVSAEDGERFVESLQRIHGTYLLAEKSGQYQAIYYSLCSSASIFFCKLLIESRDNKDAAHNEVIDIYAETTKKWMDKKKFPTSVFFDFYNWLSSKRQQQ is encoded by the coding sequence ATGACAGGTAAGGTCAACAGAGATCACTTCTATAAACTAGCGTCTGATCTGCCGGAGGAGAGACTTCAAGCTGCTGTTTCCCTGATAAAGGAATTGTCGAGCTTACCGTTACCTGCCAGTAAAGATGAATGGTCATATGTTGTGAATAGATTAATCAAAGGGTTATCTTCTGATCGTAATGGGGCCAGGCTGGGATTTTCTCTGTGTTTAACAGAGGTTGTTGACCTTGCTATCAAAATGGACGACGACAAAGCGCCTGAAGAGTTAAAGAGTATGGATTCTTTCCTGCATTTACTATCAAAAACTTTCTCAATTGATCCTCAAgacgaaaagaaaaagcgGAAAGggaaagaggaaagaggGTTGATGTTTGGGAAATTGTTTGCTCTGCAAGCACTTTTGAATGAACCTTTGTTTAGTGATATTTTTATTAAAGATGGAAAAATCACCAAATTTACGACCAAGTTCATTGATGAGTTGGTTAATTTGGCGTCGCGCAAGAATTGGATAAAACAACCGTGTCTTTTTACTTTATACCAGACAATTGAAAGGCTGCTACCTTATTCTGATGATTCGTTTGTTAAAACTGTGGTGACAGTATTGGATGTCAACAAGTATACGTTGACAAATGAGGGTCTGGCCATCtatcttctttttatttcaaaAGGCTACAGTTCCGCATTGTTGTCCATCAATGTTACCAACAAGGGATGGAAATACAACAATCCGTTACTGAAAGGCAATTTGAGTTTAGTGAGCGAGGTTGTTCGTGAATCTGCCGTAGTTGTTGATGATAATGAAACTAAGACCAACAATGCAAACTGGCATCCAAAATTACATTTTGTTTGGGACATTTTATTACCCATACTGTACAACGACCCAAGAGAAGAacctttgaaaaagaaaaagaaacataATAATGGGAGCTCCAAGTCCAAATCAGAGGCAGTTGGTGCCATCGAATTCCCCGAATTTTGGAAAGCCATCGTGGACGAAACCTACTTTAGTGATAAAGCATCTAGCGAAAGAAAGTTTCTGGGCctgttgatcttcttgaaggctCTACCTACTGTTCCGTCAAAGTGGATCGCATGTTGTTTTAGTCAAAATTTAATGAGGTGCCTAATCAACCAATGTTCTGATTCTGAACGTCATTTGCATAAGATTGCCGAAAAGTGCTTGATTTCTATTGTCAAAACATGCGAGGCCGACCCAGGTCATAAGCTGGTGCCCGTTGTTGGTGCCCTGCTTTTCGGTACTAACGGTTCTATCAATTTTGATAGGTTGACGAAGTCCAAAACTGTTGCTAAGTTAATCGCAACAAAGGGTTTGGAAGATGACTCTATCGGGAAGCTCTTTGCATTGTTTACTTCGGAATTGAActcacaaaaaaatgaggctgttcttcattttattttggACACACTGCTTCATATTTTGCGCAGTCACAAGCTGAACTTGAAGGGAGAACATATTTCAACGTGGCTCATGTCCGTCCTTCTACTGCCCTTAGTAAAACTAGGCTTTTTCCATGCGACTGAAACGTCTCCAGAGGACAAGATCAACGTCAGCGAAATTGCCCGTGAAAGGATCTATTCGATTTTGTCCGAGTTGTCTTCTGTGCCAACAGGTGATGCCCATTCATGGCAGTTTCACATTCTGAACGAATTGACGACGGTAGAGAATGAGCTCACTTTGACAAACGCCTTAGACGAAGACTTGACCACAGTGAAGGATACTGGTTTGAGTGTCATCCACAGTTTGTCTGTTAAGAACGACAAATCGTCCAGAGGAATTGAATCCCTACTGGCAATGTGTTTGCTTCAACTATATTCTGGAGAAGCCGATTCTGTTGCCACGATTAAGGAAATTTGCGATTATTTGACCGAGGAAAAATCCTCAAAGAACAGCATATCCCTTGTGGGCATCACAGAAATTTTACTGGGATTGCTGGCTCAGAAGAAGACTGTTTTGACCAAAACTAGTTTGCTGGTCTGGGAACAACTTATCGAAGACGTTGGGTCCGACGAGTTGAACCTAATCTTGGATGTTCTATCGGCGAGGGAAAATAAAGAAGGTTTTTCGTATTTATTTGAAGGCGCTGAAGAATACGAAAAGGTTAGTGGTGACGAAAATGAAGTTGCaccagaagaggaaagtgcGTCTAGCGATACGTCAGATTCGAGCTCCGACAGCGACGACGAATCTGAGGAAGCCGATAATAAAGATGTGACAAATATTGATAGACAGACAGCCTGTGCCCTTGCCAAAGCTCTCAAGTTGCCAGAAAACGTTGTCAATGAAGATGGAGAGGTAAAATTCAACGAAATTGATGACTTGGAGGATGAATCTTCCGATGACGAATCCATGGATGATGAGGCGATGATGGCATTGGATGGCCAATTGGCGGATATATTCAAGCGTCGTAAAGATGCTTTATCGCACGTTCCAACTGGTAACATGAGAAAGATCGAGGTCAGAGATTCCCGTGAAAGTGTCATAAATTTCAAACAAAGGATGATCGACATGCTGACTATCTATGTGAAATATGTTGAGAAACTGGATTTGGAGGATAAAGACGTCATGAAAGAGAAATTACAAACTGTATCTACGTTTGTAGAGCCCATGCTAAAATGTGTTCAAAGAACCTTGGACAGGCCATTAGCGGACAAAATTTTTAAACTTTTGAAAGCTAAGATTTTCAAAGTTAAAATCCCGGTTTCCGCTGAGGATGGTGAAAGGTTTGTAGAGTCTCTGCAACGTATCCATGGTACCTACCTACTGGCTGAGAAATCAGGTCAATACCAAGCCATTTACTATTCCTTGTGCTCCTCGGCGTCTATATTCTTCTGCAAACTACTTATTGAGAGTAGAGACAATAAGGATGCTGCTCACAACGAGGTTATAGATATTTATGCTGAAACAACTAAAAAATGGatggacaagaaaaagttTCCAACCAGTGTCTTCTTTGACTTTTACAACTggctttcttcaaaaagacaacaacagtaa